The following nucleotide sequence is from Phycisphaera sp..
ACCCCGATGGCTCGCTCGCGTCCACGAGCGCCACCGGCCCCTTCGGCACCACGACCTACCCGCTGCTGGCCAGCGCGATCCTCGGGTATGGCGTCGCGTGGCTCATCGGCGTCGTGCTGACGTTTGTCGCCCAGGACCGCATCATCGGCACCGAGGCCCGCCGCTGCGCGCGCACGCCCGCCTGCTTCGCCTGTGGTTACGACCTCTCGGCGGTGGTGGGGGATGTCTGCCCCGAGTGCGGCACCGCCCGCGTTGGCGAGCCTCCGGCGCGTATCGTGTCGCCATGATCGAGACCGACTTCCTGCGGACCAAGTTCGAGCAAGCCCTGCTATACGACGCCTACGTCGCCACCGGCAAGGACAACCACCAGAAGGCGTGGGCTGACTTTCGCCAGAGCGTCCGGACGACCGTCGAGCACCACTCCCTGTTCGAGGGTTTTACCCGTCGCATGCACGTCCTCGCCATCAGCGGCACGTGGTGCGGCGATTGTGTGCAGCAGGTGCCGATGCTCGACGCGATCGCCAAGCTCCGGCCCGACCTCATCGGGCTGGGATTGCTCGATCGCGACGAGCACATGGACCTGGCCGAGCGGCTGGTGATCAACGATGGCAACCGTGTGCCGGTGGTGCTGTTCCTCAACGAGGAATTCGACTTTGTGTCGATGTACGGCGATCGCACGCTGACGCGATACCGGGCGATCGCCGAACGGCAACTTGGCGCATCGTGCCCGCTGCCGGGCGCGCCGGTGCCGGCCGACGAGATCGCGGCGACCTTGCAAGATTGGATCAACGAGACCGAGCGGGCCCAACTGGTCTGCCGGATGAGCACCAAGCTGCGCGCCAAGCACGGCGATTAACGGAAGTCTCACGATGCTCGAACTCTGGCCCCACGCCCGCTACATCTGGCGCACCGCGTTGTCGGACGTGCGCCACCGCTACGCCGGCGCGAGCGCGGGCGTGCTGTGGAACGTCCTCCAGCCGCTCTCGATGATCCTGGTGTACTCGATCGTGTTCGCCCAGATCATGGACCGCCCGAGCCGGGGCGATGCGCCGTACGTGGTCTACCTGTGCAGCGCGATGCTGCCGTGGCTGGCTTTTGGCGAGACCGTTTCTCGCGGCAGCAACGCCATCCGGGCGAATGCCCAGTATCTACGGAAACTGCCCATCCCAGAGAGTGCTTTTGTCGCCCAGACGGTCGTTTCGAGCGCGATCGGGCTGGCGATCAGCTTCGCGCTTCTGGCGGTGGCCGCCATCCCCTTCGGCTTTATTCCGAATGCGTACTGGCTCCTCGCGCCACTCCCGTTCGCGCTGCTCCTGTTGCTCGCGTTCGGCGTGGCGTCGCTCGGTGCGGCGGTTGTCCCCTTCGTGTCAGACGTGAGCGAGGTCATCAAGATCGGCCTGACCATCGGTTTCTGGGCCTATCCGATTGTCTATGTCGCCGACATCTTGCCCCAACCGATCCAGGCCGTGCTCCCATACAACCCGGCGTATCCGGCGCTCGAGGCCGGTCGGCAGATGATCATCGAAGGGCGTTTGCCGGACTGGTGGCTCATGCCCGCCGCGCTCGGCTGGGGCGTGCTGTTTACGACTCTCGGTTTGCTCGCGCTCAAGGCCGTTCGGGCCGAGATCCGCGACGTGATCTAAGCGTCAGTCTTCGATCAGCCGCAGGTCGGTCAGCATGATCGCCAGCGGGCGGCCCTCCCCCTGATTCCACTTCCACATGTTGAGCTGCAGGTGGTTCGCGCCCTCGTTCACGCGCACGGGGATGGTGATGGCGTGGTCGGTACGGGGTTGTGTCTTGGGGATGGGCTGGTCGGCCACCTGCTTGCCGTTGAGGACAACTCGAATACGTTGACCGGGATGCGTGTTGCGGCAGGTGATCGCCAGCTTTGCCTTGCCGGCCCTGGTTGCGTGCAACACGGCCGCCGCGCTTGGCCCGCGCAGCCACCGGAAGCGGTCGAGGTTCTGCTCGGGCTTGGGGCCTTCCCAGTGCTCGAAGCCGAAGCGGGGTTCATACGCCGGGTGCGTGGGGCGGATGAGTGTGGCGCTCTGGGGCATCGGCGCGGGTCGTGTGAAATCGATCTTGCGGCTCAGGCCGATGCGTTTGCCCGCGCCGCTCTGGGCCAGGGCCGAGTGCAGACGCTGGTAGCTCGTCCACAGGCTCCACTCGTTCTGGGTGTGGATGCGGGCCCATTGGCCCAGGTCGCTGCGGTAGCTGGCGTCGCGATACAGCGTATCGATCGCCGCGGCCAGCGCTTCGGCTGATACGTCGGATGCCACGAGCCCGGTCACGCCGTGGGTGATCGCCTCGGGCACGCCACCCACCGGGAAGCCCACCGAGGGCGTGCCGCACGCGGCGGCCTCGATGAAGACCTGGCCGAACGCCTCGTCGGTGCTTGGCGCGACGAACACGTCGCACGCCGAGTAGAGCATCGTGAGCTGCTGGGCGTCGCGCATGTAGCCCATCGCGCGCATGCCGGGGATGGGCGGCTTGGCGTTGGGGGCCATATAGCCCACGCCGACGACGGTGGCGTCGGGCAGGTCGAGTTGCTTGAGTGCCTTGGCGAGGTAGCCGATGCCCTTTCGCTCGTCTTCGAGCGAGCAGGCCGAGGCCATGATGATGAAGTCGTCCTGGGGCAATCCCAGGATGTCGCGGCAGGTCGCCTTGTCGCGTGGTTGGAGGGCATCGAGGTCAAGGCCATAGCGAACCGCGTGGACCGGTGGGCGGCACCCGAGGTCGAAGGGAGCCGCGTCATGGTCCTGGGTAGGTTTCTCGATCGTGTCGAGCTTGGCGAGCGCGGCCTTCGCGCGGTCGGCCAGCCACTGGCTGTTGGTCAAGATCGTGAGCGTCTCGCTACCAGTCAGAAAACGCCGCTTTGCCTCCCACGCGGGGCGGATGGCGTCGTCTTCCATGGCCGGGTAGCCGGCGTTGGTGCTGGTCGGGCCGACGGTGCCGGTCAGGAAGTCTTCGTTGTCGCCGAAGTAGGTCTCGCGGCCGGTGAGCAGCCACGCGTCGTGCATAAAGAACACGGTCTCGTGCTTGGCGGTGATGGCGCTGAGCACCTCTGGCGCGATGTCGGCGCCGTGCACGTTGCCGATGATGACCAGGTCGGGGTCGTGCGCGTCGATGGCGGCCAGGGCGTCGGTGGCCGAGACGGTCGGGCTCTCGCGCACCGGCTCGGGATGCGTCGCTGCGAGCACACGCACGTCGTGCCCGGCGCTGGCGAAGGCTTCGGCCAATCGCCGCTGCGCGATGCCCGCGCCGTATTCGAATCCGACGTCATTGAAGAACACTACGCGCAGGCGGCCCTTGACGACCTCCTTCTCCCGCTTCTCCAGCGTGATGTCGTGTTTCTCGCAGTGGTCGACGACGACCTTGGGCAGCTCGCCTCGGAAGCCCTCGCCTTCGCCCTCGCTGGTCTTCTGGTCGGCGTGGGTGCGATACCAGCAGATGGGGCGGCCGATGCTGTGGACGGTCGCGCCGGCCTGCGCCATGCGTAGCCACAGCTCGTAGTCCATCGAGTAGTACCAATCGACGCGCACGTGTGCGCCGGCATTGTCCCACAGTTCCTTGCTGAAGAAACAATCGGGCTGCCACCAGAACTGCCCGGTGAGCCAGCAGTTCTCCAGGTCGAGCATGTCCATGAGCGGCATCGGGCCGTCGGGACAACTCGTGATGCACTGGTGGACCAGCTTGCCCTCGCGGAACACCTGCGAGACGCCGTTGATGAAGCTCGCGCCGCTGGTCTTGTACGCGATGGCCGCCGCGGCGAGCGCGCCGGGCGTCAGCATGTCGTCGCTGTTGATCCAGGTGAGCAATTCACCGGTGGAGCGCTCGAAGCCTTTATTGATCGCGTCGCTCTGGCCCTTGTCCTTTTCCGAGACGATCACGGCGAAGTGATCTCGGTACTTATCGACGACCTCCATCGTGTGGTCGGTCGACTTGCCGTCCATCAGGATGTGCTCAAGGTTGGGGTAGCCCTGGTGGATCACCGAGAGGATGGTCTCCTCGATGAAGTGGCCCTGGTTGTACGTGGGCGTGACGACCGTGATCTTGGGCCAGGGCGAGCCGTCGGGCATCGTTGGCGGCAGAGGCTTCGCGTCGGGCACCACCCAGGGCCACCGGCTGAGGCCTTCGAGCCGCCGGTTCTGTCGACGGGGTTCGAGAATCTCTCGGGCCCTCATCACGTTCTTCACAAGGGCTTGCCGCGTCTTCGCACTTCCCAGGCCCGTGGGCGAGACCACCGCCGGCGTGCGCATCGTGGCGTCGGGGGCGGGCGTCGGACCCTCGGAGAGCGCCTTGCGCGACAAGTCGCTCAGGCGGCCATAAAGGTCACCTTCAAGCCGGATCGGAAGCACACCGGCCGACGCGGTGTGGCGGGCGAGCAGTGCCAGATCCTTGCCACCGCCGATCCCGCGCCAGTCTTTGGTGCTACGGGCATGCGCACCGATCACCACGGCGAGTGCGCCATCGGGCATGGCGTCGGCGATGGAGTCGAGGCTGGCCGATACGGCATCCGCATCGCCGCCGCACACGACCGCGACGGATGGCTTGATGGGGAGCGTGCGGAGCAACTCGGCCGCCGTGTGCTCAACGATGACTGCCCTGCGGAGCTTTTCGGCGATCGTGGTAGCAGCATCGGCATCGCCTGTGGCAACAAACACGTGCCACGATCGTTCGTCGCACGCCTTGGTGAGCGCGTCGAGCGATGCGGCAGTGGGTTCGCCGGCCACCAAAGCCACGCCATCCTTGCCGTGCAGTGCTAATTCCAGTGCTTTGGCGGGTGTTGCGTCGCGGCCCAACTTGCTGGCCTGTTCGGCAAGATCGCGAGCGTGTTGCAAGAGTCCCGTGCTCACGGTTTGGGTCGTGGTCATGAATCGCTCCCCTGGTTCATTCGTAGCGTGCTAGCCGGCGTGATGCCCGTTGGTGTTTGGGGCCACCAGGCGTTTGCGCTCGGCTTCCTCCCACGGCAGCACCATGGCCATATGCAGCCGCTGGCCCATCTGCCGCCACCGGCTGGCGAGTAGCTCGCCCAGCTTGTTCTCGAGGGCCTGCACGGCCACCAGCCGCTGGTCGGCCAGCTTTTCCATGGCCCGCCGCTCGCGGACGAGTTGCTCGACGCGGAGCTTGAGGTCGTTGTGCTCACCTTGCAGCGAACCGGCGACCTTGCGGGCACTGGACAGGTCAGCGTGCAACTTCCGCAGATCGACGCCCGCGTACTTCGCACGGAGTGCCGCGGCCTCACGCTCGGCCGCGTCGCGCTGCTTGGTGAGTTGCTCAATGTTCTGCTTGATTTCCTGCCGGACCGTTTGGGCGTCCTGCTTTGCCTGCCTGGTGTTTTCCTGGGATTCGGCCAGCAGCGCCTTCAGCTTTTCGACCTCGCCGGCGAGGTTCGACTTCTGCTGGTCGGCGTTGTCGGCGCGGCGCACGGCTTGAGCCAGCTCCTGGCGGGCGGACTGCAAGGCCTGCGTGTTCTGGCTGAGCTTTTGCGTCACCTCGCTGGCACGCCGCTGGGCCTCTTCGGCCTGCTTGTTCGCCTGGCCCGATTTCTGGACCGCCTGTTCCAGGCGATCCAGGCGTTGCATGACAGCGCTCTCGCTCATCGAATTCCTCCGAACCTCTTCGTCTCGTTCTTTCAGGGTGCGGCGCGCTACCGACAACTCAACACGATACTGCCGCGCGGCCTTGGCCGCGTCGCCAGCCAGCCCGACGAGCGCCGCCCGGCTCGGCTCGATCTGCCGCACCTCGGCACCCTCGACCCGCCCGGCCTCGAACCGATCAATCTGTGTCCGAACCGCACCCACCGGGATGTCCTGGATGCAATGCGAGCGTCGCTGCTCGCACCGCCAATCGCACGGCGAGCACGGCACCGCCAGCGTGATCGACACGCTGGGGCTGGCCAGCGGGCGAAAACGCGGCCACGTGCCGCCGCCAAACAGCGCGAACACCGGCTTGCCCAACGCCGCGGCGATGTGCATCGGCCCGGTGTCGCGCCCAACGTATGCGCGCGAGCCGTCGAGCAGCGCCGCCATCAGCAGCGTGTCGCCCTCGGGGCCGCCGAACCAATGCCGTGGCTCGTGGCCCTTGGCCTCGAGCTCGTCGGCGATCTCGCGCGAGACCTCTGATTCACCCTCGGCTCCGAGCAGCAGCACGGGCCGCTCGTATCGTTCCATCCAATAGTCCAAAGCCTCGACCCACCGCTCGGGCCGCCAGTTGCGCACGGCCGTGTGGGCCTGGTGGCCAACACACGCGGCGAGGTATGACCCACGTTCCAACGCGAGCGGACCGAGCACGGCGTCCGCCGCCCGTGCCAGCTCGGACTCCACGACCAGCCGAGGCTCGTCCAGATGGACGGCGTCGCCGAGGATCGTGCGAGCGAGCGCTTCGCTCTTGCGGAGCTCGTGCAGGTCCTCGTTGACGCGGACGATCTCGCCGAAGGGCGCGTCGACCTCTTCCTCACGCCCATACAGGGGGTCGAGGAATTTGCCCCCGGCTTGCCCGATGGTCCTCGTGTCCGGCAGTTCGGCGGCCAGCCGCTCTTCGAGCACAGTCCAGGTGTACGGCGCGCCCACGAACACGTCGGGCTCGAACTCCGCGGCCGCTTCGGCCACCGCGTCCAGCCGCTCGTCGTCGGCGTCGATCTTCCCGTTGTAGACGGTGATGGGCAACTCGATCAGTTTCGCCCCCGGTGCCACCACGCGGGCCAGGGGCTGCACCAGCGGGCTGACGACCAGCGCCAACTCGTGCCCGGCCTCCTGCAATGCGCGGAACAGCGGCTCGCGCAAGAGCACGTCGCCGATGGTGTCCGGGTTGGAGATGAGGATGCGCATAAGGGGTGTGTACGGGCAGGCTTGCCGCTCGCGGCTTAGGCTCCGTGTGGGCCTCCAAAGGATAGTGCGCCGGCCGTTGGGCTTCTTGACAGGCTGGCGACTTATGGGCGGTTCGCGGCAGCCTGTTCCGCGCCGACCGGCCCGGCAAGGGCGTCCATGAACTCCCGGTGGTTCGCGCAGCGAGGCACCTTGTGCTGCCCGCCCAGCTTGCCGCGGCCCTCCATCCAGGCGTGGATCGCCCCGGGCTCGAGCCGGGTCACGATGGGGGGCGCCATGCCCAGGCTGTCGGTCCGCTTCACACGGTAGTCCACGACCTTGCTCTGGAGGTTTGCATCGAATGCCTCGGCGAAGCGGTCCATGGCTCCGCCGGAGGCGGCCTCCACCGCCAACTGCAACCCCGACCGCACGCCATCGCCCGGATACACCGGCGACGCGGTGAACTCGCCCACCTCGATCCCGGTCTCCCGGGCCGCATGGGCCACCGCGGTCTCGATGTTCTCGACGATGAGGTTCTCGCCGAAGGCGTTGATGAATAGCTTGTGCCGCCCGACGATCCGAAGCCGGGCCGGCCCGGTGCCCCCGCCCCATCCGATGCGGTTGGGCACGCTCTCGAACACCACCACGTCGCCGATGACATACCGCCACAGCCCGGCGCAGGTGCTCATCAATACGACGTATCGCTGGCCCGGTTCGGCCTCGTCGGCGCAGAAGG
It contains:
- a CDS encoding thioredoxin family protein translates to MIETDFLRTKFEQALLYDAYVATGKDNHQKAWADFRQSVRTTVEHHSLFEGFTRRMHVLAISGTWCGDCVQQVPMLDAIAKLRPDLIGLGLLDRDEHMDLAERLVINDGNRVPVVLFLNEEFDFVSMYGDRTLTRYRAIAERQLGASCPLPGAPVPADEIAATLQDWINETERAQLVCRMSTKLRAKHGD
- a CDS encoding ABC transporter permease, which produces MLELWPHARYIWRTALSDVRHRYAGASAGVLWNVLQPLSMILVYSIVFAQIMDRPSRGDAPYVVYLCSAMLPWLAFGETVSRGSNAIRANAQYLRKLPIPESAFVAQTVVSSAIGLAISFALLAVAAIPFGFIPNAYWLLAPLPFALLLLLAFGVASLGAAVVPFVSDVSEVIKIGLTIGFWAYPIVYVADILPQPIQAVLPYNPAYPALEAGRQMIIEGRLPDWWLMPAALGWGVLFTTLGLLALKAVRAEIRDVI
- a CDS encoding glycosyltransferase, yielding MTTTQTVSTGLLQHARDLAEQASKLGRDATPAKALELALHGKDGVALVAGEPTAASLDALTKACDERSWHVFVATGDADAATTIAEKLRRAVIVEHTAAELLRTLPIKPSVAVVCGGDADAVSASLDSIADAMPDGALAVVIGAHARSTKDWRGIGGGKDLALLARHTASAGVLPIRLEGDLYGRLSDLSRKALSEGPTPAPDATMRTPAVVSPTGLGSAKTRQALVKNVMRAREILEPRRQNRRLEGLSRWPWVVPDAKPLPPTMPDGSPWPKITVVTPTYNQGHFIEETILSVIHQGYPNLEHILMDGKSTDHTMEVVDKYRDHFAVIVSEKDKGQSDAINKGFERSTGELLTWINSDDMLTPGALAAAAIAYKTSGASFINGVSQVFREGKLVHQCITSCPDGPMPLMDMLDLENCWLTGQFWWQPDCFFSKELWDNAGAHVRVDWYYSMDYELWLRMAQAGATVHSIGRPICWYRTHADQKTSEGEGEGFRGELPKVVVDHCEKHDITLEKREKEVVKGRLRVVFFNDVGFEYGAGIAQRRLAEAFASAGHDVRVLAATHPEPVRESPTVSATDALAAIDAHDPDLVIIGNVHGADIAPEVLSAITAKHETVFFMHDAWLLTGRETYFGDNEDFLTGTVGPTSTNAGYPAMEDDAIRPAWEAKRRFLTGSETLTILTNSQWLADRAKAALAKLDTIEKPTQDHDAAPFDLGCRPPVHAVRYGLDLDALQPRDKATCRDILGLPQDDFIIMASACSLEDERKGIGYLAKALKQLDLPDATVVGVGYMAPNAKPPIPGMRAMGYMRDAQQLTMLYSACDVFVAPSTDEAFGQVFIEAAACGTPSVGFPVGGVPEAITHGVTGLVASDVSAEALAAAIDTLYRDASYRSDLGQWARIHTQNEWSLWTSYQRLHSALAQSGAGKRIGLSRKIDFTRPAPMPQSATLIRPTHPAYEPRFGFEHWEGPKPEQNLDRFRWLRGPSAAAVLHATRAGKAKLAITCRNTHPGQRIRVVLNGKQVADQPIPKTQPRTDHAITIPVRVNEGANHLQLNMWKWNQGEGRPLAIMLTDLRLIED